TCGGTATGGAATCGGTCAGTGGCTGGCGTCCGCGACTCTCCGCTCGCGAGTTGCTGGTCGCGCTCGCGCTCGTCGTCGGCGTCAACGTTCTCGGTTCGGCTCCCGGCGTGCTCTTCAGTTCCGACACCGGATGGATCGACGAACCCTGGTTCTTCCCGCCGACGATCCTTTTCCCCGTCGTCTGGACGCTCCTGTTTACCCTGATGGGCGTCGCACTCTTTCTCGTCTTGCGGCGCGGCCTCGAGCGCCGTGACGTCCGAATTGCGATCGCTGCTTTCGCCGTCCAGTTCGCCCTGAACCTCGCGTGGACGCCGGCCTTCTTCGGTATGCAGCGCCCGGACCTGGGGCTCGCGGTGATCGTCCCACTGTGGCTGGCGATCGTCGGGACGATCGTCGCCTTCGACCGCGTCGATCGACTGGCTGCGGCCCTCCTCGTCCCGTATCTCGCCTGGGTGTCGTTCGCGACCGTGCTCAACTACGCGATCTACGCCGGAACGTAGCCTCGAGCGACGCCACGGATGATCACTCGAGCGCATAGTCACGCCGTACGGTCAACCGTCTCCGGACCACCGTTCTCCCATGGAACGCGACCGATCGAATCCCGACTACGAGGTCGTCGTCGTGGGCGGTGGCCCTGCCGGACTGACGACCGCGATCTACACTACCCGACTCGGCCACGAGACAGCCGTCTTCGAGAAGGAAGGTGGCCGCCACGCGGCGGTCGACCACGTCCACAACTTGCTCGGCGTCTCCGAGAACGTCTCCGGCCAGGAACTGGCGGCCCACGCCGTCGATCAACTCGAGCACTACGGCGGCGACTTCTACCTCGACGCCGTCGAATCGGTCTCCCGGTTCGAGGACGACTCCGGCCCCCGATTTCGACTCGAGGCGAGTCACGCCACCGTCGACGCCGACCGCGTGGTCTTCGCGACCGGCTTTCGCGACCGCAGCCCGGAGGTGGCAGACCTCGAGCGCTTTACCGGCCGCGGCCTCCACTACTGTCTGCACTGTGATGCGTACACGCTGGGTGACGGCTCCGTGTTCGTACTCGGTCACACCGAAAGCGCCGCTCACGTCGCGATGACGATGTGCAACTTCACCGACGACGTCGACCTCCTGCTGGACGGTCGCGAGCCAGAGTGGGGCGACGAAACCGCGGAACTGCTCGAGGCTCACCCTGTCGACCGAATCGAGACGACGGTCGTCTCGGCCTACGAGGACAGTGCCGCCGACTCGAGCGAACGGCCGTGGCTCGGCGGCCTCTCCTTCGGCGACGGCACCGAACGCGACTATCTCGGCGGGTTCGCGATGTACGGCACCGCGTACAACGCCGACCTCGCGGCAGAACTGGGCTGTGATCTCACCGACGACGGCGCGATCGACGTCGACGAACGCCGCGAGACGAGCGTCGACGGCGCCTACGCGGTCGGCGACGTCACCCACGGACAGAACCAGACCACGATCGCCATCGGTGACGGCGCCTACGCCGGTCTCGTGGTCCACAAGGACCTGCGCCGGTTCCCACTGTCACTCGAGGAGTGCCGGGACGAGGAGGACGCGACACACAACGACGCGCCCGGCGCTTCGGCCACACTGCGGGCACAGATGCGCCGCGTCCGGACGCTCGAGACCCATCCAGGGCTTCGCGATCCCTCCCCCGGCCGGTAACGGACCGCGAGTCGTCCGGACTGACTGTCCTGACTCCCGAAACCTGTGACAATCGCTAAGTAATAGCATGGCATCGGATCAACCATGCCCCTGTGGTCCTCCCGAAACCGCACCAGGACGGTTACCTGTCTCGCCTGCGGCGACGACGTGCCCCGAGACGACGCCCGGGAGTACGACAAACACGGCGACCGCTGGGACCGCCAGGACAAGACGTTCGAACACCTCTGCAAGTCCTGTCACGGCGACCTCTGTCATCACCCACGGGACGAACTCGAGGACCTGCTCGTCGAACTCGAGGCCGGCGAGACGACGCAGGCCGTCTTCCTCTCGCAGTACCTTTCGACGGTCGAGGACCGGTACGGGCCGCTCGAGGAAGGCCACGATTAGGACGATCCCAGGCGGAGCCACTCGCTTCTCGTCCCGACACGACTTTCATACCCACGTCCGTAACCTACCCTATGAGCGACGACGCAGACACGCAGGCCGAAGCTGGGACGGCCGAAGGCCAGGGCCCCGTCGAGATCTCCGAGGACCTCGCGCGTCACCTCGAGAACAAACGCGAGGAACTGTTCGAGAAGTTCGAGATTCCCGACGGGTTCCCGCCCGAGGTACTCGAGGAGGCCGAAGAACGAACCGAAGGCGTCCAGGCCGAGATTCAGGACGAGGTCGAGGAACGCGAGGATCTCCGCGATCTGACGACGTGGA
This region of Natronobacterium texcoconense genomic DNA includes:
- a CDS encoding NAD(P)/FAD-dependent oxidoreductase — its product is MERDRSNPDYEVVVVGGGPAGLTTAIYTTRLGHETAVFEKEGGRHAAVDHVHNLLGVSENVSGQELAAHAVDQLEHYGGDFYLDAVESVSRFEDDSGPRFRLEASHATVDADRVVFATGFRDRSPEVADLERFTGRGLHYCLHCDAYTLGDGSVFVLGHTESAAHVAMTMCNFTDDVDLLLDGREPEWGDETAELLEAHPVDRIETTVVSAYEDSAADSSERPWLGGLSFGDGTERDYLGGFAMYGTAYNADLAAELGCDLTDDGAIDVDERRETSVDGAYAVGDVTHGQNQTTIAIGDGAYAGLVVHKDLRRFPLSLEECRDEEDATHNDAPGASATLRAQMRRVRTLETHPGLRDPSPGR
- a CDS encoding TspO/MBR family protein — its product is MESVSGWRPRLSARELLVALALVVGVNVLGSAPGVLFSSDTGWIDEPWFFPPTILFPVVWTLLFTLMGVALFLVLRRGLERRDVRIAIAAFAVQFALNLAWTPAFFGMQRPDLGLAVIVPLWLAIVGTIVAFDRVDRLAAALLVPYLAWVSFATVLNYAIYAGT
- a CDS encoding DUF7562 family protein — translated: MPLWSSRNRTRTVTCLACGDDVPRDDAREYDKHGDRWDRQDKTFEHLCKSCHGDLCHHPRDELEDLLVELEAGETTQAVFLSQYLSTVEDRYGPLEEGHD